From Psychrobacillus sp. FSL K6-2836, a single genomic window includes:
- a CDS encoding class I SAM-dependent methyltransferase, with the protein MNNIIKYYNKFDEWGRLDREPIEFKVNWHYIKKYLPLNGNILDNGAGPGKYSMQLANEGYKVTLTDLTPKLVELAKTKAHELKIEQNFNGFHAADARDLTLLKDEQFDASLMLGPLYHLQEESDRIKAVEELYRVTKKDGIVFVAFMPRIRHILTSLLHPENWKPNNEMDNIEQFARTGCFNHGDEGRFTGAYYFNIEEIKPFMESQGFESLALIGSNIGALLSSDDWSYWRDKGENEFAKVIKLLTEKASDPNVLGISSHLLYIGRKIDA; encoded by the coding sequence ATGAATAACATTATTAAATACTACAACAAGTTTGATGAATGGGGGCGACTGGATAGAGAGCCTATCGAGTTTAAAGTGAATTGGCATTATATAAAAAAGTATCTTCCTCTGAATGGGAATATTCTAGATAATGGTGCAGGACCAGGGAAATATTCTATGCAACTTGCTAATGAGGGGTATAAGGTTACGCTCACTGATTTAACCCCAAAGCTAGTTGAACTTGCGAAAACCAAAGCGCATGAACTTAAGATAGAACAAAACTTTAATGGTTTCCATGCGGCTGATGCAAGAGATCTTACTTTACTGAAGGATGAGCAGTTTGATGCTTCATTAATGCTTGGCCCTTTGTATCACTTACAGGAAGAATCAGATCGGATTAAAGCAGTAGAAGAGTTATATCGAGTTACGAAAAAGGATGGTATTGTTTTTGTGGCATTTATGCCGAGAATTAGACATATCTTAACTTCTCTTTTACATCCTGAAAATTGGAAGCCAAATAACGAAATGGATAACATTGAGCAATTTGCTCGAACAGGATGCTTTAATCATGGAGATGAAGGGCGATTTACAGGTGCTTATTACTTTAATATAGAAGAAATAAAACCATTCATGGAGTCACAGGGATTTGAAAGTCTAGCATTAATAGGTTCCAATATAGGTGCCCTCCTGAGCAGTGATGATTGGAGTTACTGGAGAGATAAAGGAGAAAATGAGTTTGCAAAAGTCATAAAATTACTAACTGAAAAAGCTAGTGATCCTAATGTTTTAGGAATCTCCTCACACTTACTTTATATTGGAAGAAAGATAGATGCTTAA
- a CDS encoding helix-turn-helix domain-containing protein, which translates to MQIKGEVLRTVRKEQNMSQEELALELKVTVSTISNWERKEYVPDERYNRPIARALDVSVYKLTGVPSNVSSVDVKPIDTYEEENILLERLMESFEQFVQDKEKNIGNAKQELWEDDWRNG; encoded by the coding sequence TTGCAAATCAAGGGAGAGGTATTGCGTACAGTACGAAAAGAACAGAACATGTCACAGGAAGAACTAGCTTTAGAGTTAAAGGTTACAGTCAGCACCATTTCTAACTGGGAACGAAAGGAATACGTCCCAGATGAACGGTATAATAGACCGATTGCACGAGCCTTAGATGTGAGTGTTTATAAGCTTACTGGAGTTCCATCGAATGTTTCATCAGTAGACGTGAAACCAATAGACACTTACGAGGAAGAAAATATTTTACTTGAACGCTTGATGGAATCATTTGAACAATTTGTACAAGATAAAGAGAAGAATATAGGGAATGCAAAACAGGAACTTTGGGAAGATGATTGGCGAAATGGCTAA
- a CDS encoding Type 1 glutamine amidotransferase-like domain-containing protein: MRQIIALGGGGFSMEPDNPLLDLYILQSASKATPKVCFIPTASGDSEGYISRYYDFFDKQDCVPSHLSLFKPPARDLESFLLDKDIIYVGGGNTKNLLVLWKAWGIDTMLKKAWEQGVVLAGISAGSICWFEEGVTDSYGDSLEPISCLGLLRGSNCPHYDGESDRRPAYQNLIATNSIKPGIATDDGVAIHYIDQKINKIVSSRPAAKAYKISYDNHLVETELETEYLGSYY; this comes from the coding sequence ATGAGACAAATAATTGCACTCGGTGGTGGGGGATTCTCTATGGAACCAGATAACCCTTTGTTGGATTTATATATTCTGCAGTCGGCTAGTAAAGCCACACCAAAAGTCTGTTTTATCCCTACGGCAAGTGGAGATTCAGAGGGGTATATCTCCAGATATTATGACTTTTTTGATAAACAAGATTGTGTGCCTTCTCATCTTTCATTGTTTAAACCACCAGCTAGAGATTTAGAAAGCTTCCTATTAGATAAAGATATTATTTATGTTGGTGGCGGAAATACGAAAAACTTATTAGTGTTATGGAAGGCATGGGGAATTGATACTATGCTAAAAAAAGCATGGGAGCAAGGCGTGGTATTGGCTGGAATTAGTGCAGGCTCTATTTGTTGGTTTGAAGAAGGAGTTACTGATTCTTATGGGGATAGCCTTGAACCAATTTCGTGTCTAGGCTTATTAAGGGGAAGTAACTGTCCTCATTATGATGGAGAATCTGATAGGAGACCTGCTTATCAGAATCTAATCGCTACTAATAGTATTAAACCAGGAATCGCAACTGATGACGGTGTTGCCATTCACTATATTGATCAGAAAATAAATAAAATAGTTAGTTCAAGACCAGCCGCAAAAGCATATAAGATTTCATACGATAATCACTTAGTGGAAACAGAACTAGAAACGGAATACTTAGGTTCATATTATTAA
- a CDS encoding sugar ABC transporter substrate-binding protein: MKKFKGLTFLVILMVFALVAAGCNNGGGSSVDVGIVLPTKDEPRWVQDEQRFKDALADSDYSTEILFSQGSSAKEKENVEALLNKGIKVLIITPHDGAAAAAAVEAAKKEDVTVIAYDRLITDTDAVDYYVTFDSLAVGAAQAQYLVDNADGSDVPLYLYAGAASDNNAFLFFEGAWKVLQPKIADGTFKIANSSEAEALKDSADLSRDQLGKIIGQITTNWDANDAKNKAQTHLTAASDDLKGNVSILAPNDGTARSIADVFASDSAITKYFVTGQDAEKASIQYIIDEQQSMTVFKDVRTLVKDAMGMAVEVLDGNTPETTGSYDNGSVEVKAKQTDVIVVDKENVKAELIDSEYYEASEFTGLE; this comes from the coding sequence ATGAAGAAGTTCAAGGGGTTAACTTTTTTAGTTATTTTAATGGTTTTCGCATTAGTAGCCGCGGGATGTAACAATGGCGGAGGCAGTTCGGTAGATGTTGGTATCGTCTTGCCAACAAAGGATGAGCCGCGTTGGGTTCAAGATGAACAACGCTTTAAAGATGCTTTAGCAGATTCGGATTATTCTACGGAAATCCTGTTCAGCCAAGGATCTTCAGCGAAAGAAAAAGAAAATGTAGAAGCATTATTAAATAAAGGGATAAAAGTATTAATCATCACTCCTCATGATGGAGCGGCAGCAGCTGCAGCGGTAGAAGCAGCGAAAAAAGAGGATGTAACAGTTATAGCATATGACCGTTTAATCACGGATACTGACGCGGTAGATTACTATGTAACTTTTGATAGCTTAGCAGTTGGGGCTGCACAAGCTCAGTATTTAGTAGATAATGCAGATGGTTCAGACGTTCCACTTTATTTGTATGCGGGTGCGGCGTCTGATAACAATGCATTCTTGTTCTTCGAGGGCGCATGGAAAGTGCTTCAACCGAAAATTGCTGATGGAACTTTCAAAATTGCAAACTCAAGTGAAGCAGAAGCTTTAAAGGATTCAGCGGATCTATCGCGTGACCAATTAGGTAAAATCATCGGTCAGATTACAACGAACTGGGATGCCAATGATGCTAAAAATAAAGCACAGACACATTTAACTGCAGCTAGTGACGATTTAAAAGGAAATGTTTCAATTCTTGCACCAAATGATGGAACTGCGCGTTCTATCGCAGATGTATTTGCTTCTGACAGCGCAATTACTAAATACTTTGTAACTGGGCAAGATGCAGAAAAAGCATCGATTCAATATATTATAGATGAACAACAATCGATGACTGTTTTCAAGGATGTTCGTACATTAGTAAAAGATGCTATGGGTATGGCAGTAGAAGTGTTAGATGGTAATACACCAGAAACAACAGGTTCTTACGACAATGGGTCAGTTGAAGTAAAAGCAAAACAAACAGATGTAATCGTAGTTGATAAAGAAAATGTTAAAGCAGAGCTTATCGACTCTGAGTATTACGAGGCAAGCGAATTCACTGGTTTAGAGTAA
- a CDS encoding sugar ABC transporter ATP-binding protein, which translates to MSDYILEMNKISKEFPGVKALSNVNFKVRKGEIHCLVGENGAGKSTLMKVLSGVYPYGTYDGDIVFEGKVQQFNEITDSVKVGIGIIYQELALFPDLTVYENIFAGNELKKGPFVDWNKTIVQATGLLEKVKLKVTPETLIKELGVGKQQLVEIAKALSKDVNLLILDEPTAALNEDDSENLLVLLKELKNQGISCIMISHKLKEVISIADKVTVLRDGQTICTLDASSGEVSENVIIKNMVGRDIEDIYPKRLDKKIGETILELSDWTAYDSQLGRNVVKNVQLEVKKGEIIGIAGLMGSGRTELALSIFGNPKNYKLQGNMKMFGETKELKHTSEAIKAGIAYVTEDRKGDGLFLLQDIKSNVSAAHLKGISTKGILNLNEEVKIGTEYKDSLYIKASSLEQIVGKLSGGNQQKVSLGKWLFTGPKILILDEPTRGIDVGAKFEIYTIMNELISEGMSIIMISSELGEVLGMSDRIYVMAEGSVKGELTMEEATQETIMELATQ; encoded by the coding sequence ATGAGTGATTATATTTTAGAGATGAATAAAATTTCTAAAGAATTCCCAGGAGTCAAGGCCCTCTCAAATGTGAATTTCAAAGTGAGAAAAGGTGAGATTCATTGTTTGGTTGGAGAAAACGGTGCAGGAAAATCGACTCTGATGAAAGTGCTGAGTGGAGTGTACCCATATGGAACTTACGATGGGGATATTGTATTTGAAGGAAAAGTTCAACAGTTCAATGAAATAACAGATAGTGTCAAAGTTGGTATTGGAATTATTTATCAAGAGCTAGCACTATTTCCAGATTTGACTGTGTATGAAAATATATTTGCTGGAAACGAACTTAAAAAAGGTCCCTTCGTAGATTGGAACAAAACGATAGTTCAAGCAACCGGTTTGTTGGAAAAAGTAAAGTTAAAAGTGACTCCAGAAACATTGATCAAGGAATTAGGTGTAGGGAAACAACAGCTAGTTGAAATTGCCAAAGCTCTAAGTAAGGATGTTAACTTGCTTATATTAGATGAACCAACTGCCGCACTTAATGAGGATGACAGTGAAAATTTATTGGTACTTTTAAAGGAACTGAAAAACCAAGGAATTAGCTGCATTATGATTTCTCATAAGCTAAAGGAAGTCATCTCCATTGCAGATAAAGTAACAGTATTACGTGATGGACAGACGATTTGTACTCTAGACGCGAGTAGCGGTGAAGTATCTGAAAATGTCATTATAAAAAATATGGTAGGCCGCGACATAGAAGATATTTATCCAAAGCGTCTGGACAAGAAAATCGGTGAAACGATTCTAGAATTATCTGATTGGACTGCTTATGATTCCCAACTCGGTCGGAATGTCGTAAAAAACGTTCAGCTTGAGGTGAAAAAAGGCGAGATCATTGGAATTGCAGGACTTATGGGATCAGGTCGTACAGAACTTGCACTCAGCATTTTTGGTAACCCTAAAAACTATAAGCTACAGGGCAACATGAAAATGTTTGGGGAAACAAAAGAACTAAAGCATACAAGTGAAGCTATTAAAGCTGGTATTGCCTATGTGACCGAGGATCGTAAGGGAGACGGCTTATTCCTATTACAGGATATTAAGAGTAATGTTTCTGCAGCGCATCTAAAAGGAATCTCCACAAAGGGAATACTAAATTTAAACGAAGAAGTGAAGATAGGAACTGAATATAAGGATTCGCTTTATATTAAAGCAAGCTCACTTGAACAGATTGTTGGGAAACTCAGTGGTGGAAACCAACAAAAAGTATCACTTGGTAAATGGTTGTTTACTGGACCTAAGATTTTGATATTGGATGAACCGACAAGAGGAATCGATGTAGGAGCGAAGTTTGAGATTTATACAATAATGAACGAACTGATCAGCGAAGGAATGAGTATTATTATGATTTCCTCAGAACTAGGTGAAGTACTAGGGATGAGTGATCGAATATATGTCATGGCAGAAGGCTCCGTTAAAGGCGAGCTAACGATGGAAGAAGCGACACAAGAAACGATAATGGAACTTGCGACGCAATAA
- a CDS encoding sugar ABC transporter permease — protein sequence MNFFKEAKALVKANIRDYGMYIALIVIMLTFTIMTNGLFMSSRNISNLLDSAGYIAVLAVGMTLVIVIRHIDLSVGFLAGFLGAIAAIFLTQMGVSVWITIPVILILGALIGLVNGVLVAKIGIPSFVATLAGMLIFRGALLQVTEKTGTIIIKDDQFNAIGNGFIPSIMQINGLHLLTLLVGLIGILLFVYNEISNRRNKMTYGFEVMSSGLFSAKLVLISAIIGYITWILAGYNGLSWTVIIMIIVVIIYHFLSSKTVLGRHIYAVGSNPEAAHLSGINVQKITYIVFGSMGMLAALSGILFTSRLQSATTTAGTLFELDAIAAAYVGGVSSAGGVGKVTGAIIGAIVMASLSSGMNLLGVGISYQYMIRGGVLAGAVIFDVMTRKQRA from the coding sequence ATGAACTTTTTTAAGGAAGCTAAAGCGCTCGTCAAAGCCAACATTCGAGATTATGGAATGTATATTGCGTTAATAGTGATTATGTTAACGTTTACGATTATGACGAACGGATTATTTATGTCTTCACGAAACATTAGTAATTTATTGGATTCAGCTGGCTATATCGCTGTATTGGCAGTAGGGATGACGCTAGTGATTGTCATTCGTCACATAGATTTGTCAGTTGGGTTTTTAGCAGGATTTTTAGGTGCCATTGCTGCGATATTTTTAACACAAATGGGAGTATCAGTATGGATTACTATCCCAGTTATTTTAATCCTTGGAGCACTGATTGGATTGGTTAATGGTGTATTAGTAGCGAAAATTGGAATACCATCCTTTGTAGCAACACTTGCAGGAATGCTGATTTTCCGTGGGGCTTTGCTTCAGGTTACGGAAAAGACAGGAACTATTATTATTAAAGACGATCAGTTTAATGCGATTGGGAACGGATTTATCCCATCTATTATGCAAATAAATGGCTTACATCTTTTAACATTATTAGTAGGTTTAATAGGGATTCTTTTGTTTGTTTACAATGAAATTTCAAATAGACGTAACAAAATGACCTATGGTTTCGAGGTTATGTCTAGTGGATTATTCAGTGCAAAGCTTGTATTAATATCCGCAATTATTGGATATATTACATGGATTTTAGCAGGGTATAACGGTTTGTCTTGGACAGTAATCATTATGATTATAGTAGTAATTATCTATCACTTCTTATCGTCGAAAACTGTACTTGGTCGCCATATTTATGCAGTCGGGAGTAATCCAGAAGCTGCTCATTTAAGCGGTATCAATGTACAAAAGATTACATATATCGTATTTGGGTCGATGGGAATGCTCGCTGCATTATCTGGGATTCTATTTACTTCTAGGCTTCAATCAGCAACGACTACAGCAGGAACACTATTCGAGCTAGATGCAATCGCTGCAGCATATGTTGGAGGGGTATCTTCTGCTGGTGGTGTCGGTAAAGTAACAGGTGCTATTATTGGTGCCATTGTTATGGCTTCCTTATCGAGTGGGATGAACTTACTTGGTGTTGGTATTTCGTATCAGTACATGATTCGTGGAGGCGTTTTAGCTGGAGCGGTAATCTTTGATGTGATGACACGTAAGCAACGAGCTTAA
- a CDS encoding sugar ABC transporter substrate-binding protein, with translation MRKKIVLLLGALIIVFSYFTIISATKAFRSTSELPAPLSKLEDSVRIVLITQELDTPFWNKVGQGAKEQAKKENVELEVWGSYGNDQDDFLKKMEIAIHSKVDGIIVQGLDTEEFKELSKIKAAFYGIPVITVANDVPVEESLRKTYVGSDQFWAGKMVAHQLIKEMGTSGEVIILGDEVQAYYQKERLAGIQDALEGYPEINIIIRGTEDTNERVISTTQQLMNEAPRATAFIAINAKYAGPMIQEIGRRTQVEPYHIYTFDDGVESTTLLEQGKLDGILEQKPKEMGKESVKWLMEWITGKTVPLDSDGYLTETHMLVPDGDTP, from the coding sequence ATGCGGAAAAAAATTGTTCTTCTACTTGGTGCACTCATCATTGTTTTCAGTTATTTCACGATTATATCTGCAACAAAGGCTTTTCGATCCACAAGTGAATTACCTGCACCCCTTTCCAAGTTGGAGGATTCTGTTCGTATCGTACTAATCACGCAAGAGTTAGATACACCCTTTTGGAATAAGGTCGGACAAGGGGCCAAGGAGCAGGCTAAGAAAGAAAACGTTGAGCTGGAAGTGTGGGGAAGCTATGGAAATGACCAGGACGATTTTTTAAAAAAGATGGAGATTGCCATTCATTCCAAAGTGGATGGGATCATCGTTCAGGGGCTAGATACCGAGGAATTTAAAGAGCTGTCAAAAATTAAAGCAGCCTTTTATGGAATTCCTGTCATCACAGTTGCTAATGACGTTCCAGTGGAAGAAAGTTTGCGTAAAACATACGTCGGTTCGGATCAGTTCTGGGCAGGAAAGATGGTTGCCCATCAGCTCATTAAAGAAATGGGAACATCTGGGGAAGTCATAATTCTTGGGGATGAAGTGCAAGCATATTATCAAAAAGAACGTTTAGCAGGAATACAGGATGCTCTCGAAGGATATCCAGAGATTAACATAATCATTCGAGGAACAGAGGATACAAATGAACGAGTGATTTCGACAACCCAACAACTGATGAACGAAGCACCTAGAGCTACTGCGTTTATCGCGATCAATGCGAAATATGCAGGACCTATGATTCAGGAAATAGGAAGACGAACACAGGTGGAGCCATACCATATTTATACGTTTGATGATGGAGTTGAATCGACTACCCTTTTAGAGCAGGGAAAGCTAGATGGTATTTTAGAGCAAAAGCCTAAAGAAATGGGCAAGGAAAGTGTAAAGTGGCTCATGGAATGGATTACAGGTAAGACGGTTCCGCTCGATTCCGATGGGTATTTGACGGAAACACATATGCTCGTACCGGATGGTGATACCCCATGA
- a CDS encoding sensor histidine kinase — MTTIQRKIWLLVSVMLLSMGIIWMMLTYYNQQTQEQTNTILQRYLRMNEVTIASQKIITDLNNYLLDPSEVHKTQIKKSIKTIEEVQHDVAKLRNEENAFSVTNYIHLIDSLVETANRSILFSEEQELEGSTNEFNEANRISLYISEMTLTILDRDLKTYNLFYREIIDQSEELKKLGIWILLLVTVVLLLATYWFSLSITKPVHQLTKAANELARGRFNQKIIVESNDEIAFLAQTFDEMRININDLILEIQQKAQLEHELQQSKLLLKESQLRSLQSQINPHFLFNTLNTLSKKAYLDGAEETSDLLVSVAGLLRYNLKRIDRSVTLYEEVLVLNQYMEIQKARFTDRLHFQATIDESCLHVNIPGLTLQPIIENAVIHAIEPEENGGSISFRILRDGSWIIIEIEDSGKGISKEKIDQLLEGQIDANEGHSTGIGFQNVVKRLHLFYGVENLVSIESKKGIGTKVIIQIPETREEVSDETFNRG; from the coding sequence ATGACAACCATTCAACGAAAGATTTGGCTGCTCGTTTCCGTTATGCTACTCTCCATGGGAATTATTTGGATGATGCTAACATATTACAATCAGCAAACCCAGGAACAAACGAATACCATTCTACAGCGCTATTTACGCATGAATGAAGTAACTATTGCTAGTCAAAAAATAATAACCGACTTAAATAACTACTTGCTGGACCCTTCAGAAGTGCATAAAACACAAATAAAAAAAAGCATTAAAACTATAGAGGAAGTTCAACATGATGTAGCAAAGCTTCGCAATGAAGAGAATGCATTTTCTGTTACGAATTATATACATTTAATCGATAGTTTAGTGGAGACGGCAAATCGTTCTATACTATTTTCAGAGGAGCAGGAGTTAGAAGGTTCTACGAATGAATTCAATGAAGCGAATCGCATTTCACTGTACATATCTGAAATGACATTAACTATTTTAGATCGGGATTTAAAGACTTATAATCTTTTCTACCGAGAAATCATCGATCAGTCAGAGGAATTAAAAAAGCTAGGAATTTGGATACTTCTACTAGTAACAGTTGTATTACTTTTGGCTACCTATTGGTTCTCGCTAAGTATTACAAAACCTGTTCATCAGCTAACGAAGGCAGCAAATGAGTTAGCACGGGGACGTTTCAATCAAAAAATAATAGTGGAATCTAACGATGAAATTGCATTCTTAGCTCAAACGTTTGATGAAATGCGTATTAATATTAATGACTTGATATTGGAGATTCAGCAAAAGGCACAGCTTGAGCATGAGTTGCAGCAGAGTAAGTTGCTGCTGAAGGAGAGTCAGTTAAGAAGTCTACAGAGTCAGATTAATCCTCATTTTCTATTTAACACATTGAATACTTTGTCCAAGAAGGCATATTTGGACGGGGCAGAAGAAACGAGCGACCTGTTAGTTAGTGTAGCCGGGTTATTGCGGTATAACCTAAAGCGAATAGATCGATCAGTTACTTTATATGAGGAAGTACTTGTGCTCAATCAATATATGGAAATACAAAAAGCACGTTTTACGGACCGATTACATTTCCAGGCAACTATCGATGAATCATGCTTGCATGTCAATATCCCTGGTCTTACACTTCAGCCTATTATTGAAAACGCTGTCATCCATGCGATCGAACCAGAAGAGAATGGTGGTTCTATTTCTTTTAGAATTTTAAGAGATGGCTCATGGATTATTATTGAAATAGAGGATAGCGGAAAAGGAATATCGAAGGAAAAAATAGATCAGCTACTTGAAGGACAAATCGATGCAAATGAAGGGCATTCCACTGGCATTGGTTTTCAAAATGTAGTAAAAAGGCTCCATCTATTTTACGGTGTGGAAAATTTAGTATCCATTGAAAGTAAAAAAGGCATTGGAACAAAGGTAATCATACAAATCCCAGAAACTAGGGAGGAGGTAAGTGATGAAACTTTTAATCGTGGATGA
- a CDS encoding response regulator produces MMKLLIVDDEPIERAGMEAILQKAFPDLLIAQAKNGKVAIELTDSFQPDLVLMDIMMPGMTGLEAIETIQVSHPTIKFVMVTAFDMFDYARQAIKLGVKDYVLKPSKASEIVLTVGKVLDECQKEQMATSNTNRQIEKWEQAFTLVETDIVTQLLFDHVHEVHIDMLVEMLDTRSTLEKFVVVVVLPEGALNYYLPIKKRVRETGDAWVGALSGRQLPLIIFRDSKRSFRSQAIALAKAILSLDKERHGKDWFLGIGQVCQTLDDIRQSYQEALIATMDTTLAVKYRFYVDVPALTLETDNQIIKQQQKDFFDHIRLGDWMAIRTNLLDIIQQYENVGNSLIYTQQRILELLWVTNRVMDEMGMKASTLFFSFQANDYRQLRTETLLLLEQLNFEYNAHYDQIEADKIHQIQQYILEHSHEDISLDTLAHRVKLSPIYISKMFKEKLGVNYIDYLTECRIDKAKKLLNDSEKSLKEITFEIGYHEPNYFSKVFKKMCGVSPKEYRKTLWSKKAEV; encoded by the coding sequence GTGATGAAACTTTTAATCGTGGATGACGAACCAATTGAGCGAGCAGGAATGGAAGCCATCCTACAAAAGGCATTTCCAGACCTTTTAATTGCACAGGCTAAAAATGGAAAGGTGGCAATCGAACTAACTGACAGTTTTCAGCCTGATTTGGTTTTAATGGACATCATGATGCCAGGCATGACTGGGCTAGAAGCCATTGAAACAATTCAGGTTTCTCATCCTACTATCAAATTTGTGATGGTAACTGCTTTTGATATGTTTGATTATGCAAGACAGGCTATCAAGCTTGGTGTGAAGGATTACGTATTGAAGCCAAGTAAAGCTAGCGAAATAGTTTTAACTGTTGGAAAAGTACTGGATGAGTGTCAGAAGGAGCAGATGGCAACTAGTAATACCAATAGGCAAATCGAGAAGTGGGAGCAGGCATTTACCTTGGTGGAAACAGATATTGTCACCCAATTATTATTTGACCACGTACATGAGGTTCATATTGATATGCTCGTAGAAATGCTTGATACTCGCTCTACACTTGAAAAGTTTGTTGTAGTAGTTGTATTACCAGAAGGAGCACTCAATTATTATTTGCCAATAAAAAAAAGGGTTCGGGAAACTGGGGACGCTTGGGTAGGAGCTTTAAGCGGGAGGCAGCTCCCTCTAATTATTTTCCGAGATTCCAAGAGGAGCTTTCGTTCCCAAGCGATAGCTTTAGCTAAAGCCATTTTGTCTTTAGATAAGGAACGGCACGGAAAAGATTGGTTTTTGGGAATCGGTCAGGTGTGTCAAACACTGGATGACATTCGACAGTCTTACCAAGAGGCACTTATTGCAACTATGGATACAACTCTAGCGGTTAAATACCGGTTTTATGTGGATGTTCCAGCGCTTACTTTAGAAACAGATAATCAGATTATTAAGCAACAACAGAAAGATTTCTTTGACCATATTCGACTTGGAGACTGGATGGCTATTCGTACCAATTTGTTGGATATAATTCAGCAGTACGAAAATGTTGGGAATTCATTAATCTATACGCAGCAGCGAATACTGGAGCTACTTTGGGTGACAAATCGTGTGATGGATGAAATGGGAATGAAAGCAAGTACATTATTTTTCTCCTTCCAAGCAAATGATTATCGACAGCTACGGACAGAGACATTATTATTGTTGGAACAGTTGAATTTTGAATATAATGCACATTATGATCAAATAGAAGCAGATAAAATCCACCAAATCCAACAGTATATTCTAGAACATTCGCATGAAGATATTTCTCTAGATACGCTAGCACATCGAGTGAAATTAAGCCCGATTTATATTAGTAAAATGTTCAAAGAAAAGCTGGGGGTTAACTATATAGATTATCTAACGGAGTGTCGTATAGATAAAGCAAAGAAATTATTGAATGACTCAGAAAAAAGCTTAAAGGAAATTACCTTTGAGATTGGCTACCATGAACCAAATTATTTTAGTAAGGTATTTAAGAAAATGTGTGGGGTGTCTCCGAAGGAATATAGAAAAACATTATGGAGCAAAAAAGCTGAAGTGTAG